The uncultured Desulfuromusa sp. genome has a segment encoding these proteins:
- the thpR gene encoding RNA 2',3'-cyclic phosphodiesterase, with translation MNRDDLKVRLFVAIELPENLKKSLSEVVSSLAKSRVDVKWVKVENLHMTLKFLGDTDHDKLPEIIAALDTISRRQIPFTVNVSGYQFLPPRENPRILAVETDQQERLKRLAVIVQDYLEKYDFSKEKRFKSHITLGRLKGTTKNSKLKQLTECEKPAGSFPVQSVSLYKSILTPTGPIYKVLHRAEFKAQVV, from the coding sequence ATGAATCGAGATGACCTGAAAGTGCGCCTGTTTGTCGCCATTGAGCTTCCGGAAAACTTAAAAAAATCTTTGTCGGAGGTTGTCTCTTCACTCGCAAAAAGTCGAGTCGATGTCAAATGGGTCAAAGTGGAAAACTTGCATATGACCTTGAAATTTCTCGGCGATACCGACCATGACAAACTTCCGGAAATTATTGCGGCTCTGGACACTATCAGCAGACGTCAAATTCCCTTTACCGTAAATGTTTCCGGGTATCAATTCTTACCACCGCGTGAAAACCCTCGCATCCTCGCTGTGGAAACAGATCAACAGGAACGTTTAAAAAGATTAGCTGTAATTGTTCAAGATTATTTAGAAAAATATGATTTCAGCAAAGAAAAACGATTCAAATCCCACATCACTCTAGGGCGGTTAAAAGGAACCACAAAAAATTCAAAACTTAAGCAGCTGACAGAATGTGAGAAACCTGCAGGGTCATTTCCTGTTCAATCGGTCTCTCTCTATAAAAGCATCCTCACACCCACAGGCCCCATCTATAAGGTGCTGCACAGGGCAGAATTTAAGGCTCAGGTTGTTTAA
- a CDS encoding chemotaxis protein CheW translates to MTKEATPLKTNSSQEDSFAFFLLDNQEFGIKVEHVRETILHKHEFTRMPCSMDALDGLINLRGSIIPIINLRSRFHLNQIQRSTDSPIAIVQFNKGLFGLLFDEISEVIRVKQSEICLVETAEEDPELCNQGVISLDGGDRIVQLLDLERLFKKYNLPRINNETFQSQQVFIPRKQDITFMLNGQEYAIAVDAIREIMKPPAIKRKILVHPAIKGVIELRGKLINIVDLRNYFNFPAEGILPESRIIILQGDLNCGILVDSIKEVIQYDEDLLLAVPVLQKSQDHISGIVALEDGRNIIKLDTEHLFDNKLIQQLQGNMKLHAEDLNSGEDVKHQEGSNSSEIKDKVLISFRLDNNYAFDITLFREIINYSAAIVPLPGQQHYQEGLLNLRNSAIPIINLRKYYAMDNHTNVNEAKIIILNLPEKTIGIMVDEIIEIVKPARMDVERIPQLSHDAKGKTANHVREGYRLKTTSGEEKSLLIYDVEQFIRDIEVPAGNIDVPAGENGCLRSMSL, encoded by the coding sequence ATGACAAAAGAAGCCACACCTCTGAAAACAAATAGTAGCCAAGAAGATTCATTCGCTTTTTTTCTTCTCGATAACCAGGAATTTGGAATCAAGGTTGAACATGTCCGTGAGACAATTCTTCACAAACATGAATTCACCCGGATGCCTTGCTCGATGGACGCACTGGATGGCTTGATCAACCTGCGCGGTTCCATCATTCCGATCATCAATCTCCGCTCCCGTTTTCATCTTAATCAAATCCAACGCTCGACAGATAGCCCTATCGCCATCGTCCAATTCAACAAGGGGCTTTTCGGTCTTCTGTTTGACGAAATCAGCGAAGTCATAAGGGTCAAACAGAGTGAAATCTGTCTCGTGGAAACCGCGGAAGAAGATCCTGAGCTATGCAATCAGGGGGTCATATCCCTTGATGGTGGTGATCGTATTGTTCAACTTCTGGATCTTGAACGTCTCTTTAAAAAATACAACCTTCCACGGATCAATAACGAAACATTTCAGTCACAACAAGTCTTCATCCCACGCAAGCAGGACATCACTTTCATGCTGAACGGGCAGGAATATGCCATTGCTGTCGATGCCATCAGGGAGATTATGAAACCGCCGGCAATCAAGCGTAAAATTCTTGTCCATCCTGCCATCAAGGGAGTTATTGAACTGCGTGGCAAGCTGATTAACATTGTTGATCTGCGCAATTATTTTAATTTTCCTGCAGAAGGAATTTTACCGGAATCGCGAATTATCATCCTGCAGGGCGATCTGAACTGTGGGATCCTGGTAGATTCAATCAAAGAGGTGATTCAATATGATGAAGATCTGCTCCTGGCTGTCCCGGTTCTGCAGAAAAGTCAGGATCACATTTCAGGCATTGTAGCGCTTGAAGATGGACGTAACATTATCAAACTCGATACTGAACATCTGTTTGACAACAAGCTGATTCAACAGTTACAGGGGAATATGAAACTTCATGCTGAAGATCTCAACTCTGGTGAAGATGTCAAACATCAGGAGGGTAGCAACAGCAGTGAAATCAAAGACAAGGTCCTCATCTCCTTCCGGCTTGATAACAACTACGCTTTTGACATTACATTGTTCCGGGAAATCATCAATTATTCCGCTGCTATTGTGCCGCTACCCGGGCAGCAGCACTATCAAGAAGGTCTTCTCAATTTGAGAAATAGTGCCATTCCCATCATCAATCTTCGCAAATATTACGCTATGGACAACCATACCAATGTCAACGAGGCCAAAATTATCATCCTGAATCTTCCAGAGAAGACCATCGGTATCATGGTTGATGAGATTATTGAGATTGTAAAACCGGCGCGGATGGATGTTGAGCGTATTCCCCAGCTCTCTCACGATGCCAAAGGAAAAACGGCAAACCATGTCCGCGAGGGATACCGGCTGAAAACAACTTCCGGGGAGGAAAAATCCTTGCTCATTTATGATGTCGAACAATTCATCCGCGATATCGAAGTTCCGGCCGGAAATATTGATGTTCCTGCGGGTGAAAACGGCTGCCTTAGATCGATGAGTTTGTAA
- a CDS encoding PAS domain-containing protein produces the protein MSTENSNVDLSCFSYLNNYDTAAAVLNADGVVILANSLFLEMFGLSEKQVIGKMSHEEACETNLSGTKDCPVTKSARLKKTVSEQLFHRQDKDFLHLRYTATPHLNGKVIESTVITLLDISEQVATRNNYEQAKADLDVIPTPIFEIDTLYNITYINPAAAGVSGKHPDECIGLKCFDLFNTPHCKTEKCACARAMKTDSVVNEETIARPAKGVIIPIRYTGAPLKDAKGNIKGAVEYILDVTEERKKKQEADEKINNLNTIPTPIMSIDTNYNITFMNPAGAAVAGKTPDECVGMKCFDLFNTPHCKTEKCACDRAMKTDSVVNEETIARPAKGVIIPIKYTGSPIKDAKGNIKGALEYILDVTEERKKKQEADEKINNLNTIPTPIMSIDTDYNITFMNPAGAAVAGKTPDECVGMKCFDLFNTPHCKTEKCACDQAMKTDSVVNEETIARPAKGVIIPIKYTGSPIKDAKGNIKGALEYILDVTEERKQKQQADEKINNLNTIPTPIMSIDTDYNITFMNPAGAAVAGKTPDECVGMKCFDLFNTPHCKTEKCACARAMKTDSVVTEETLARPTEGSLIPIKYTGSPIKDAKGNIKGALEYILDVTEERKQKQEAAEKIENLNAIPASIMSINTDYVVTFINPAGAELVGKPIDECIGKKCYDLFKTENCNTERCGSNIAMKTDQGHSSKARATPNAKPGSLFVSSVAIKDAKGNIKGALEYAQDISTQVEVEDIIVRSSAGTATIVEQAKANMESVIDSVDRISDSINEGVTLLASTSEKVGGMQTSSNQMLGLSKDTAALTDKVGKDAQTGKVAGTEAGGKLQEISRSMLTNNEMVEGLVAELDKISSFVDIIKEIASQTNLLAFNAAIEAARAGDAGRGFAVVADEVRKLAENSSRSAVDISNIVKKIEKDSKDTIGSMQKGRDMLDEGTGVINRALHSLDEITNGITTISSSVANLHEQADNLVHESDEVCSKLAVVVDNSKENRTKMEAVGTKATETETSMESLSVSSEELVDAVKKLAEV, from the coding sequence ATGAGTACAGAAAATAGTAATGTTGACCTGTCTTGTTTTTCGTATCTCAACAATTATGACACTGCTGCGGCAGTTCTTAACGCCGACGGAGTTGTCATATTGGCCAACTCTCTATTTCTGGAAATGTTCGGCCTGAGTGAAAAGCAGGTTATCGGAAAGATGTCACATGAGGAGGCCTGCGAAACCAATTTGAGTGGCACCAAGGACTGTCCAGTAACAAAATCTGCCAGATTGAAAAAGACTGTCAGCGAACAATTATTTCACCGGCAAGATAAAGACTTCTTGCATCTACGCTACACCGCTACCCCGCATCTGAATGGCAAGGTGATTGAAAGCACGGTTATTACCCTGCTGGATATATCTGAACAGGTTGCCACCCGGAATAATTATGAACAGGCCAAGGCCGATCTGGATGTTATTCCGACCCCGATTTTTGAAATTGATACTCTTTACAACATCACTTACATCAATCCGGCTGCAGCCGGTGTCAGCGGGAAACACCCGGATGAATGCATTGGGCTGAAATGTTTCGATCTTTTTAATACACCGCACTGCAAAACCGAAAAGTGTGCCTGTGCACGAGCCATGAAAACCGATTCCGTTGTCAATGAAGAAACCATTGCCCGCCCTGCTAAAGGGGTGATTATTCCGATCCGATATACCGGAGCGCCGCTCAAAGATGCCAAGGGCAATATCAAGGGAGCAGTTGAATACATTCTTGATGTCACCGAAGAGCGGAAGAAGAAACAGGAAGCGGATGAAAAGATCAACAACCTCAACACCATTCCAACGCCGATCATGTCGATCGACACCAATTACAATATCACTTTCATGAATCCAGCCGGGGCAGCCGTTGCCGGAAAAACCCCGGATGAATGCGTCGGCATGAAGTGTTTCGACCTCTTCAACACGCCACACTGCAAAACCGAGAAGTGTGCCTGCGACCGAGCCATGAAGACCGATTCCGTCGTCAATGAGGAAACCATTGCCCGTCCCGCTAAAGGGGTGATTATCCCGATCAAGTACACCGGTTCACCGATCAAGGATGCCAAGGGCAACATCAAAGGTGCCCTTGAATATATTCTTGATGTCACCGAAGAGCGGAAGAAGAAACAGGAAGCGGATGAAAAGATCAACAACCTCAACACCATTCCAACGCCGATCATGTCTATCGACACCGACTATAATATCACTTTCATGAATCCGGCCGGGGCAGCCGTTGCCGGAAAAACCCCGGATGAATGCGTCGGCATGAAGTGTTTCGACCTCTTCAACACGCCACACTGCAAAACCGAAAAGTGTGCCTGCGACCAAGCCATGAAGACCGATTCCGTCGTCAATGAGGAAACCATTGCCCGTCCCGCTAAAGGGGTGATTATCCCGATCAAGTACACCGGTTCACCGATCAAGGATGCCAAGGGCAACATCAAAGGTGCCCTTGAATATATTCTTGATGTCACCGAAGAGCGGAAACAGAAACAGCAAGCGGATGAAAAAATCAACAATCTCAACACCATTCCAACGCCGATCATGTCTATCGACACCGACTATAATATCACCTTCATGAATCCGGCCGGTGCAGCCGTTGCCGGAAAAACCCCGGATGAATGTGTCGGCATGAAGTGTTTCGACCTCTTCAACACGCCACACTGCAAAACCGAAAAGTGTGCCTGTGCCCGGGCCATGAAAACCGATTCCGTCGTCACCGAAGAGACTTTGGCCCGCCCGACTGAAGGATCGCTGATTCCGATCAAGTACACCGGTTCACCGATCAAGGACGCCAAGGGCAACATCAAGGGAGCACTTGAATACATTCTTGATGTCACCGAAGAACGAAAGCAGAAGCAGGAAGCCGCGGAAAAGATAGAGAACCTCAACGCCATTCCCGCGTCGATCATGTCAATCAACACAGATTATGTCGTCACCTTTATTAATCCAGCCGGTGCTGAACTTGTTGGAAAGCCGATCGATGAATGTATCGGCAAAAAATGTTACGACCTTTTCAAAACAGAAAATTGCAACACTGAGCGTTGTGGAAGTAACATCGCTATGAAAACGGATCAGGGCCATAGCTCCAAAGCGAGAGCAACCCCGAATGCCAAACCCGGAAGCCTTTTTGTTTCAAGTGTTGCGATCAAAGATGCCAAAGGAAACATCAAGGGTGCTCTTGAATATGCTCAGGACATCAGTACCCAGGTTGAAGTTGAAGACATTATCGTCAGAAGCAGTGCCGGAACAGCCACGATTGTTGAACAGGCCAAGGCGAACATGGAGTCAGTAATTGATTCCGTCGACAGAATCAGTGATAGCATCAACGAAGGGGTGACCCTGCTGGCATCCACCTCTGAAAAAGTGGGAGGCATGCAGACAAGTTCAAATCAGATGCTGGGACTCTCAAAAGACACCGCAGCATTGACGGATAAAGTCGGGAAAGATGCCCAGACAGGCAAGGTTGCCGGAACTGAAGCCGGCGGGAAATTGCAGGAAATCAGCAGATCGATGCTGACAAATAACGAAATGGTCGAGGGCCTGGTTGCAGAACTCGACAAGATCAGCAGTTTTGTCGATATCATCAAGGAAATCGCATCACAAACAAATCTACTGGCCTTCAACGCAGCTATCGAAGCGGCCCGAGCCGGAGATGCCGGACGTGGTTTTGCCGTTGTCGCAGACGAAGTCCGTAAACTGGCTGAAAACAGTTCCCGTTCCGCTGTAGACATCTCGAATATCGTCAAAAAAATCGAAAAAGATTCAAAGGATACGATCGGCTCCATGCAAAAAGGTCGGGACATGCTTGATGAAGGGACTGGGGTTATTAATCGTGCCCTCCATTCTCTGGATGAAATTACCAACGGCATCACAACAATTTCTTCTTCAGTCGCGAACCTGCATGAACAAGCTGACAACCTGGTGCACGAAAGTGATGAAGTGTGCAGCAAACTTGCTGTTGTCGTTGATAATTCCAAAGAGAATCGCACCAAAATGGAAGCCGTCGGCACCAAGGCCACTGAAACAGAAACGTCGATGGAATCCTTATCCGTATCCTCTGAAGAATTGGTTGACGCTGTTAAGAAACTGGCGGAAGTCTAA
- a CDS encoding YkgJ family cysteine cluster protein, translating to MDNANTKLTSENLDTLFHECRQCGTCCKTYRKVLLEPDEIDRLRALGAEIGVMVSLNDLRKKTMNELVEEARGKKAVYMIHPDGNGCIFLQKVNGNYRCKIYHYRPRACQGFRCSLADHSMEQLLLNDPIFLLGEDRFGRKLETH from the coding sequence ATGGACAACGCTAACACCAAACTGACTTCTGAAAATCTGGACACCCTGTTCCATGAGTGCAGGCAATGCGGAACCTGCTGTAAAACTTACAGAAAGGTGCTCCTGGAGCCGGATGAAATTGACCGGCTCCGGGCTCTTGGTGCGGAAATCGGGGTGATGGTCAGCCTCAATGACCTGCGAAAAAAAACCATGAATGAACTGGTCGAAGAAGCCCGAGGGAAAAAAGCTGTCTACATGATTCACCCTGACGGTAATGGCTGCATCTTCCTGCAAAAGGTCAACGGAAATTACCGCTGTAAAATTTATCACTACAGGCCACGTGCCTGCCAGGGGTTTCGTTGTTCTTTGGCTGACCACTCAATGGAGCAGCTATTACTTAATGACCCGATTTTCCTTCTGGGTGAGGACAGGTTTGGAAGAAAGTTGGAGACGCATTGA
- a CDS encoding GNAT family N-acetyltransferase: MLGKHIFTKRLRLRKIEKDDLQLISDWSSSRAAYGEYLTPENHSVEECLDRWANNSYWSEQSKTLIIEHKEQHKPLGTIRFWQKQNDRRTALVALKIAEYEYRGQGFGTEAQLGLIHYLFTQKQYQAVEMFTDLDNLPEQRCLTKLGFTLIDIQTYEDQKVQRQGRLYRLTQLEYNQQQGYQ, from the coding sequence ATGCTTGGAAAGCATATATTCACCAAAAGACTGCGTTTGCGGAAAATAGAAAAAGACGATCTGCAGCTGATCTCTGACTGGAGTTCTTCACGTGCTGCTTATGGTGAGTATCTGACGCCGGAAAACCATTCCGTAGAGGAATGTCTTGATCGCTGGGCAAACAACTCATACTGGAGCGAACAGTCCAAAACCCTGATTATTGAGCACAAAGAGCAACATAAACCCTTAGGGACTATCCGTTTCTGGCAAAAGCAGAATGATCGTCGTACGGCTCTGGTGGCATTAAAGATCGCAGAATATGAGTATCGCGGCCAGGGGTTTGGAACTGAAGCCCAGCTGGGGCTCATCCATTATCTCTTCACTCAAAAACAGTATCAAGCCGTTGAGATGTTCACCGATCTGGATAATTTACCGGAACAGCGTTGTCTCACAAAATTGGGGTTTACCCTGATTGACATCCAAACCTATGAAGATCAAAAGGTCCAGCGACAGGGACGCCTTTATCGCCTGACACAGCTAGAGTACAATCAGCAACAGGGTTACCAATGA
- a CDS encoding histone deacetylase, producing the protein MNPVGRVGVIQDACFFDHQVQRQSKECPDRLRKLYLDIEQDPSFKRLIRIPVRAASETQICRVHSEHYLKQILAHAINPDPYSYDTDTYLVTESPHVAKLSSGSCLALADALMDGEIDTGFAMVRPPGHHAEIGRGTGFCIFNNIAITAQHLIDRHGLNRIMILDFDVHHGNGTQDVFYQTDKVLTLSIHQNNLFPFTGKSTETGEGEGCGYNINIPVPPQFGDAEYSCLFGTIVQNVIEHYLPQIILVSAGYDAHMDDPISQTNISTDGFYSMTRALKHFAKNVDAQLLFILEGGYNLASLSDSARASLRALGEPLSIPGFLHAPRAIQNIKNEWPSELIQKWIPDAIESYIC; encoded by the coding sequence ATGAATCCGGTAGGACGAGTTGGTGTCATTCAGGACGCCTGCTTCTTTGATCACCAGGTTCAGCGACAATCAAAAGAGTGCCCGGATCGACTCCGCAAACTTTATTTGGATATTGAGCAGGATCCCAGCTTTAAACGGTTGATCCGGATTCCTGTCCGGGCGGCATCGGAAACACAAATCTGCCGGGTTCACTCAGAACATTATCTGAAACAGATATTGGCTCATGCGATCAACCCTGATCCGTATAGCTACGATACCGACACCTACCTGGTCACCGAATCCCCTCATGTTGCCAAACTGTCTTCCGGCAGTTGTCTGGCTTTGGCCGACGCCCTTATGGATGGAGAAATCGACACGGGTTTTGCAATGGTGCGGCCACCGGGACATCACGCCGAAATCGGACGGGGAACGGGTTTCTGTATTTTCAACAATATTGCCATAACCGCGCAGCATCTCATTGATCGCCACGGACTCAACCGGATCATGATCCTTGATTTCGATGTCCATCACGGAAATGGAACACAGGACGTCTTCTATCAAACAGACAAGGTCCTCACCCTTTCCATTCATCAGAACAACCTGTTCCCCTTCACGGGAAAAAGTACGGAAACAGGCGAAGGTGAAGGTTGCGGGTATAACATCAATATTCCGGTTCCGCCACAATTTGGTGATGCTGAATACAGCTGCCTTTTTGGAACCATAGTGCAAAACGTCATTGAACACTATCTTCCGCAAATCATTCTTGTCTCAGCCGGTTACGATGCCCACATGGATGACCCCATAAGTCAGACAAACATCTCTACAGACGGTTTTTACTCCATGACACGTGCCTTGAAACATTTCGCAAAAAACGTTGATGCACAGCTGCTGTTTATCCTTGAAGGAGGGTATAATTTAGCATCTCTGTCTGACTCTGCCCGTGCAAGTCTGCGCGCTCTTGGAGAGCCTCTATCGATTCCAGGTTTTTTGCATGCCCCCCGAGCCATCCAAAACATTAAAAATGAGTGGCCTTCTGAACTCATCCAGAAATGGATTCCTGATGCAATAGAAAGCTACATCTGTTGA
- a CDS encoding DNA-3-methyladenine glycosylase I, which yields MKNSHSIIRCGWVRDNDLYRAYHDEEWGVPVHDDRKHFEMLILEGAQAGLSWETVLKKRAGYRTAFKDFDPEKVAGMTDAELEKQLQNPAIIRNRLKVFSARKNARVFLELQQEFGSFDNYVWRFVDGKPLDGKRQSLEDVPAETVESDRLSRDLKKRGMSFVGSTIIYAHMQATGLVNDHLVSCFRYSEVK from the coding sequence ATGAAAAACAGTCATTCAATAATCCGTTGCGGCTGGGTCAGGGATAATGATCTGTACCGGGCTTATCATGATGAAGAATGGGGAGTGCCGGTGCACGATGATCGGAAGCATTTTGAAATGCTGATACTGGAGGGAGCTCAGGCCGGACTCAGTTGGGAGACAGTGCTCAAAAAAAGAGCAGGATATCGTACGGCGTTCAAGGATTTTGATCCGGAAAAGGTCGCTGGTATGACCGATGCTGAACTTGAAAAACAGTTGCAAAATCCAGCGATCATTCGCAATCGTTTGAAGGTCTTTTCCGCACGTAAAAACGCCCGTGTCTTTCTTGAACTCCAGCAGGAGTTCGGCAGTTTTGATAATTATGTGTGGCGGTTCGTCGATGGAAAGCCGCTTGATGGCAAACGACAATCGCTTGAGGATGTGCCCGCAGAAACAGTCGAAAGTGATCGTCTTTCCAGGGACCTTAAGAAGAGGGGAATGTCATTTGTCGGTTCGACGATCATCTACGCACATATGCAAGCGACCGGTCTGGTGAATGATCATCTGGTTTCTTGTTTTCGCTATTCTGAGGTGAAATAA
- a CDS encoding MarR family transcriptional regulator, with the protein MKKGKLLISLALLQAKHLKKIDTQLSLHGISFSEFLVMHYLNHAPNKTMRRIDLAENVCLSASGVTRLLNPMEKIKLVQKETNPRDARVSLVKLSEAGEQVYDDAVVSFEQSADSILNPLNEDQISNLSALTNALLSAR; encoded by the coding sequence ATGAAAAAAGGAAAACTGCTGATATCGCTGGCATTGTTACAAGCGAAGCACTTGAAAAAGATCGATACCCAATTGAGTCTCCACGGCATCAGTTTTTCGGAGTTCCTGGTGATGCATTATCTGAATCATGCACCCAATAAAACGATGCGCCGGATTGATCTTGCTGAAAACGTCTGTCTCAGCGCTTCAGGGGTGACGCGGCTTTTGAACCCGATGGAAAAGATAAAGTTGGTTCAGAAAGAGACCAATCCCCGTGATGCAAGGGTCAGCCTGGTTAAGCTTTCTGAAGCGGGCGAACAGGTGTACGACGATGCTGTTGTCAGTTTTGAGCAGAGCGCAGATTCGATTCTGAATCCTTTGAATGAAGATCAAATTTCGAATCTTTCTGCTCTGACGAATGCGTTATTGTCTGCAAGGTAG
- a CDS encoding O-methyltransferase, which produces MMTEKLQQLLSELEQFGETNDNKTTDRSRRMLNITHDTGAFLSVLIRATNAQSVLEIGTSNGYSTLWLAEAVQAIGGSVTTVELSDYKYDLAAKNFERTDLSAVIHPIHGDAGLLLADAADHSFDLIFLDSERPEYPGWWPNLKRVIRPGGLLIVDNAISHAEQMESFMTLVASDPQFTTSLVPVGKGEFLATKSNS; this is translated from the coding sequence ATGATGACAGAAAAACTACAACAATTACTATCTGAGCTGGAACAATTCGGCGAAACTAACGATAATAAAACGACGGACAGATCGCGGCGTATGCTTAATATTACTCATGATACAGGCGCGTTCTTATCCGTTTTGATCCGTGCGACAAACGCTCAATCTGTGTTGGAGATTGGGACATCAAATGGTTATTCAACCCTCTGGCTTGCCGAAGCGGTTCAGGCCATTGGTGGAAGCGTCACGACAGTCGAACTGTCTGATTACAAATACGATCTGGCTGCGAAAAACTTCGAACGGACAGATTTGTCTGCAGTCATTCATCCCATTCATGGAGACGCTGGTCTTCTGCTTGCTGATGCTGCAGATCATTCCTTCGATCTGATTTTTCTTGATTCAGAACGGCCCGAATATCCAGGCTGGTGGCCCAATTTGAAACGCGTTATTCGCCCCGGTGGATTACTGATTGTTGATAATGCCATTTCACATGCAGAGCAGATGGAGTCTTTCATGACCCTGGTGGCTTCTGATCCTCAGTTCACGACGAGTTTGGTCCCTGTTGGTAAAGGGGAGTTTCTGGCGACCAAGTCAAACAGCTAG
- a CDS encoding DnaJ domain-containing protein yields the protein MVLYLFILLFAVIAIYWLLSLPAKQIAAVVLTAGPVLVVIIGIVLTLLKRGAIGVPLIIMGVSWWRRSRSKRPIRSAEGDKSTVRSAHLEMELDHDTGEMDGTILTGRLQGVRLSSLSEEELLALTFDFGSDTESLSLLESFLDRYHPDWRDRDDSDASGNRSERSGVDNMTRQEAYQILGLQPHASQEEIHQAWKRLIKGVHPDSGGSDFLAAKINTARDILLDQES from the coding sequence ATGGTTCTGTATCTTTTTATCCTGCTATTTGCAGTGATCGCAATTTACTGGTTGCTGTCCTTACCGGCCAAGCAAATAGCTGCTGTGGTGCTGACTGCCGGGCCGGTACTTGTCGTCATCATAGGGATTGTTCTGACGCTGTTGAAGCGTGGGGCCATTGGGGTTCCCTTGATTATTATGGGTGTTTCATGGTGGCGGAGAAGTCGTTCGAAGCGGCCGATCCGTTCCGCAGAGGGAGACAAGTCGACTGTTCGCTCAGCACATCTGGAGATGGAACTTGATCACGATACCGGGGAAATGGATGGCACAATATTGACTGGTCGTTTGCAGGGTGTTCGTCTGTCTTCACTGAGTGAAGAGGAATTGTTGGCGCTCACCTTTGATTTCGGTTCCGACACTGAGAGTCTTTCTCTGCTTGAATCTTTTCTTGATCGATACCACCCCGATTGGCGTGATCGGGATGATTCTGATGCGTCTGGAAACCGGAGTGAACGATCAGGTGTTGACAATATGACCAGACAGGAGGCTTATCAGATTCTTGGTCTTCAACCTCATGCGTCTCAGGAGGAAATCCACCAGGCTTGGAAGCGACTTATAAAAGGGGTTCATCCTGATAGCGGCGGCTCCGATTTTTTGGCCGCAAAAATAAATACCGCCAGGGATATTCTTTTGGATCAGGAATCATAG
- a CDS encoding DUF924 family protein yields the protein MYNEIIDFWFTELEPKQWWQKNEECDLMIQTRFGKLHNQAKAGELFRWRETSLGSLAEVIILDQFSRNIYREKPESFACDSMALALAQFAISKGLDNDLPDVQRTFLYMPFMHSESQLIHIEAVRLFQSVNIQSSLEFEYKHKAIIDRFGRYPHRNQILGRQSTEEEIEFLKQPNSGF from the coding sequence ATGTATAATGAAATCATAGATTTTTGGTTTACAGAGCTTGAGCCAAAGCAATGGTGGCAAAAAAACGAAGAGTGCGATTTAATGATTCAAACTCGTTTTGGCAAACTTCATAATCAGGCTAAAGCTGGTGAGTTATTCCGTTGGCGTGAAACATCTTTAGGGAGTCTTGCCGAAGTTATTATTCTTGACCAATTTTCACGGAATATTTACCGCGAAAAGCCAGAGTCATTTGCTTGTGATTCAATGGCTTTAGCTCTAGCCCAATTTGCTATTTCAAAGGGTCTGGATAACGACTTGCCAGATGTTCAGCGTACTTTCTTATATATGCCTTTTATGCACAGTGAATCGCAGTTAATTCACATTGAAGCCGTCAGATTGTTCCAGTCTGTGAATATTCAAAGCAGCTTGGAGTTTGAGTATAAGCATAAAGCTATCATTGATAGGTTTGGCCGTTATCCACATCGCAATCAAATTTTAGGTCGTCAATCGACAGAAGAGGAAATAGAGTTTCTCAAACAACCAAACTCAGGCTTTTGA
- a CDS encoding GyrI-like domain-containing protein, whose protein sequence is MDVQIVNFPETKIAVIEHHGPLELEHQSVKKLISWRIENKLPQSPAHRSYGVHHNDPRKVPPSEYHVDLCISVETEVLPNSYGVINKIIPACRCATVRHIGSRENIIATQYLYEEWLPNSKEQRAEFPIFFHYVNVGPQVQESEMITDIYLPIR, encoded by the coding sequence ATGGATGTTCAAATTGTCAATTTCCCTGAAACGAAAATAGCCGTAATCGAACATCACGGCCCACTAGAGCTTGAACACCAATCTGTAAAAAAACTTATTTCATGGCGTATTGAAAATAAACTACCACAATCTCCTGCTCATCGTAGCTATGGAGTTCATCACAACGACCCGCGGAAAGTTCCGCCATCGGAGTATCACGTTGACCTCTGTATCTCTGTGGAAACAGAGGTTTTACCTAACTCATATGGGGTAATCAACAAAATTATTCCTGCCTGCCGTTGTGCCACTGTTCGGCATATAGGTTCACGTGAAAATATAATCGCTACACAGTATCTTTATGAGGAGTGGCTTCCCAATAGTAAGGAGCAACGAGCGGAATTCCCTATATTTTTCCATTATGTCAATGTTGGTCCGCAGGTGCAGGAAAGTGAAATGATCACAGATATCTACCTGCCGATCCGGTAA